TAAACGTTGAAAAGTTCTTTATGGCTTTTAAAGGGTTCGGCTCTGAAAAGTACTTCTGTAAAATGATCGGCATCGCTTTTGAATTTACTCCATTCTCCGGAAGTATATCCTTCTGCAACAAATACAAGATCTACCTTCTTACGAGGATCTCCATTTTTCAAAACGTTATAGGCACGATCCCTTTTAGCCGGTTCTTCCCGAATGATGTTCTCATTATCGGGATCAATGGTACGGGAAAATACCGGCTGAAGAATATTTTTCCGGTTTCTTTTTTCGATTACCAGGGTGAAAGGACTTTCAGGATAAGGGAATCTTACTGTTTCTATAAAAGTTCTTTTTTCTCCTTCCTTTGCAGGCCTTGTGGTCTGATATTCACCGAATATACAGTTGAAACCCTTGGAAAATATGAGCTTATTGTCGATTAAACTGTATATTTTAACGTAGTAATTCCCATTGTTCAGCCTGTCGATCAGCCTATCAGGATTGCCGGGCCACCGTCCTTCCCTGTAAACCTGATCCAAAGAAATGGTTAATGCTTCAGAATCGCCTGTCATATAAAAATCAACCCGCATGGTTTGGCCGGTAAAATATTGATTGAATACTGGATCTGCCTTAACGGTAAATGTTAAAGGCACTAAGAGGAATATGAAGAGTAACTTTCTCATTTGGACTATTGAATTTATTTATGGTCAAACAGAACCCGCATGTTAATTATTTTCTTGTGACAAAACCCGGTGGATCCAAGCGTCTGACGCTATTAAAAAACCTGGCTTTTTGCTTCAATAAATTTCGCAAAAAGCCGGTTTTTCTAATGCGGGGTTAAAAAGTTTGAGGAATAAAATTAACAAGAACTGGTCAATTTTCATAAAATACCCTGTTGCTGTTCCCGGCCACTAAATATTTCTTTAACTTTTGACGGATCAAGCCAATGCCCATGGGTTTCAACAGGTAATCGTTGAATCCCGCAGCAAATATATCTTCCTTATCGGAAGGGTAAGCACATCCTGTTTGAGCAACGACAGGGAGCTCAGGCTTCAGTAACTTAATTTTTCTGCAGGCAGTCAATCCATCCATAACAGGAAGCTTTATATCCATCAGAACAAGATCTACAGGGTTATTTTTACAAAACTCTACAGCCTCTTTGCCATTGGTGGCAATCTGGGGGTTAATATCCACTCTCTTGATTTCAGAACTTTTTAAAATTTCACTGAGCAAGAAGGCATTTGAGCGATCGTCCTCTACAATCAAAACCGTAAGTTCAGATTTACTTCCCTGGACATCCTTCTGCCCATGATTATTCATTCCCGGCCGGAAATCCTGCTTATTGGTTATACAGGGAATGGTAAGATAAAAAACCGAACCATTACCTGGTTCGGATTGTACCCAAATAGAACCCTTTAGCAAGACGGCCAGACCTCTGGCTACAGTGAGCCCCAAGCCCGCACCGGAGGCTTTCTGATTACCGAGACTTGTATAAAACGGTTCAAAAATTTTATCTTTCTGATCCTTATCAATGCCCTTGCCGCTATCTTTTACAAAAAAGTGCATTTCATCATCCACAAAATGATATCCAAATTCAATGATGCCCTTCTCTGTAAACTGAAAAGCATTATCCAGGAGATAACGCAATACCTGCCGGAGCTTGATCCTGTCAGAATAAACAAAACTGCTGTCATCGGTAAAAGGTGTACACAGTTGCAAATGTATTTCTCTATCTTCTTTATGCGGGAGATAAATATTATAAAGGTCTCGCAACATTTGATTCACATTAAACTCTTCATATTCCAGCCCTGGCTGACTCGAATTCAACCGGGTTACATTCATCAGATTATGTACCAATTCATGAATCCGGCTACCCGAACTTAATATCAAATCCAGATAACGTGTTCTTTGTTCATTGCTTACAAAAGGATTCTGAAGCAATTCGAGGAAACCTTGCATCCCTTTTGCGAATAGGGTCTTTTTTCTGAAAACTTTCGGAGAAAAGGAAGAGTCGGAGCGGGTAACTTCTGACATTTGCCTTTCAGAAGTAAAAATTTTTTGTCCGCTCTTTTCCAGATAAGTAATGTTGATAGTGGTTCCAATAAATCTGAGGGGATAATGGTGCTCGTCCTCATCAACCACCCTTCCATAATCGAAAACCCTGACCCATTTTCCTGATTTGGACTTCAGCCTGTATTCAACGGCATAACTTTCTGCATCTCCCCATAAATGGTCATTCAGTGCTTTTCTCACATAATGCCAGTCATCCGGATGAATCAGATTTTGCCAGGTGCGGATATGGAATTCGATGTCCTTCCTTTTATAACCGAGCATTTTAATCCAGGTATCATTGAATTGGACATCGCCACTTTCGATATCCCAATCCCAAAAACCTTCTCCCATTTTTTCAAGTGCCTCATCCGGATTGAGTTCATCTCTCCGCAGGGACTTTTCTATGGTTTTTCGCCGGCTAATATCAAAAACCACAATAAGCACATTTTCTTTATTATCATCCGATTTCTGCAGATTGCTCCTGGAATCAAGCAATACTCCCACCAAAAACATATCTCTGATTTCTCCGGATTTGCATCTCCATCTTGTTTCAATGGTTGCTATGCCCTCATTCCGCAGCAAAGGATAAAAGAATTTTTCCATTCTTTTGGATTCCCTCTCACTGGGATATAGAATGCCGGCATGTTTACTCATTAGGTCTTTTTTGGAATAACCGGTGATGTCTGCCATCCGGCTATTAGCAAAACTGATAATGCGGGAAGTCATTAGGGCTATTCCGGCAGGGGTGCCGTGGAAAAAATGTTCCAGATATTCCAGGGAAAGGCTCATATTGATAAAATCAACATTTCGTCACATGGCTAAACTAACACTTATTAGCAAAAACTGGAAAAGATTGAATCCAATTTTATCAACAGAAGTTAAAACCAATTATTAACACCGTTTGAAACATTTCGGAATTGCTTGCGTATTATTTAATAATATATTTTCTATCAATTCA
The Bacteroidales bacterium DNA segment above includes these coding regions:
- a CDS encoding PAS domain-containing protein, with protein sequence MSLSLEYLEHFFHGTPAGIALMTSRIISFANSRMADITGYSKKDLMSKHAGILYPSERESKRMEKFFYPLLRNEGIATIETRWRCKSGEIRDMFLVGVLLDSRSNLQKSDDNKENVLIVVFDISRRKTIEKSLRRDELNPDEALEKMGEGFWDWDIESGDVQFNDTWIKMLGYKRKDIEFHIRTWQNLIHPDDWHYVRKALNDHLWGDAESYAVEYRLKSKSGKWVRVFDYGRVVDEDEHHYPLRFIGTTINITYLEKSGQKIFTSERQMSEVTRSDSSFSPKVFRKKTLFAKGMQGFLELLQNPFVSNEQRTRYLDLILSSGSRIHELVHNLMNVTRLNSSQPGLEYEEFNVNQMLRDLYNIYLPHKEDREIHLQLCTPFTDDSSFVYSDRIKLRQVLRYLLDNAFQFTEKGIIEFGYHFVDDEMHFFVKDSGKGIDKDQKDKIFEPFYTSLGNQKASGAGLGLTVARGLAVLLKGSIWVQSEPGNGSVFYLTIPCITNKQDFRPGMNNHGQKDVQGSKSELTVLIVEDDRSNAFLLSEILKSSEIKRVDINPQIATNGKEAVEFCKNNPVDLVLMDIKLPVMDGLTACRKIKLLKPELPVVAQTGCAYPSDKEDIFAAGFNDYLLKPMGIGLIRQKLKKYLVAGNSNRVFYEN